Proteins found in one Zea mays cultivar B73 chromosome 1, Zm-B73-REFERENCE-NAM-5.0, whole genome shotgun sequence genomic segment:
- the LOC103634000 gene encoding dynamin-related protein 4C translates to MGTPKQAYATDGGKGDVAAGSTVTASAIASSYDDQIRPLLDAVDRLRHLKVTQEGIQLPTIVVVGDQSSGKSSVLESLAGISLPRGQGICTRVPLVMRLQDDPSADSPKLQLEYSNGRVVTTTEADVADAINAATAEIAGSGKGISDAPITLVVRKRGVPDLTLVDLPGITRVPVHGQPEDIYDQVAKIIKEYIAPKESIILNVLSATVDFPTCESIRMSQQVDRSGERTLAVVTKVDKNPEGLLEKVTMDDVNIGLGYVCVRNRIGDETYDQARVEEERLFKYHPLLSKIDKDMVGIPVLANRLMQIQSTIIAKCLPDIVKQINDRLSRSSAELDQMPQDLNNVADAVRVFFHIVKQVCNSLEKLLVRGDFAEYPDAREFHGTARIADMLSGYAKELPAQCPINRNEPFLMEEVRILEETKGINLPNFLPRTAFLVLLKKKVQIIDVIPQELANKVWDYVEDLVMKVLLKHSENFPQMQSPCRRAVQTLMDKARLRSAHHVKELIAMELVADYTANPDYMKTWTEIMEGYEMFMEAVEDKSKPTRITLKGFGEVDVSHLRVYADFAGKAFDLRARLTAYWKSIVLRQVDGLALHVLLSVKLLVEKDLEEELGNELLSNKLAGVEKMLAPSPGTGTKRERLKKSIVLLRQSKEVVANIMDRISAAGDI, encoded by the coding sequence ATGGGGACCCCTAAGCAGGCTTACGCTACCGACGGCGGCAAGGGTGACGTCGCCGCTGGcagcacggtgacggcgagcgccaTCGCGTCCTCCTACGACGACCAGATCCGCCCGCTCCTCGACGCGGTGGACCGGCTGCGCCACCTCAAGGTGACGCAGGAGGGCATCCAGCTGCccaccatcgtcgtcgtcggggacCAGTCCAGCGGCAAGTCCAGCGTCCTCGAGTCCCTCGCCGGCATCAGCCTTCCGCGCGGCCAGGGCATCTGCACGCGCGTGCCACTCGTCATGCGCCTGCAGGACGACCCCTCTGCGGACTCGCCCAAACTTCAGCTCGAGTACAGCAACGGCCGCGTGGTgaccaccaccgaggccgacgtcGCGGACGCCATCAACGCCGCCACCGCGGAGATAGCCGGGAGCGGCAAGGGTATCTCCGATGCGCCTATCACGCTCGTTGTGCGCAAGCGCGGCGTGCCCGACCTCACGCTCGTCGACCTCCCCGGCATCACGCGCGTTCCCGTCCATGGCCAGCCGGAGGACATCTACGACCAGGTTGCAAAGATCATCAAGGAGTACATCGCCCCGAAGGAGAGCATCATCCTGAACGTGCTCTCGGCCACGGTGGACTTCCCAACGTGCGAGTCTATCCGCATGTCGCAGCAGGTGGACCGCTCCGGCGAGCGCACGCTTGCCGTGGTCACCAAAGTCGACAAAAACCCCGAGGGACTGCTTGAGAAGGTCACCATGGACGACGTGAACATCGGCCTCGGCTACGTCTGCGTCCGCAACCGCATCGGCGACGAGACTTATGACCAAGCGCGCGTCGAGGAGGAACGGCTCTTTAAATACCATCCTTTGCTGTCGAAGATCGACAAGGACATGGTCGGCATCCCAGTCCTTGCTAATAGGCTCATGCAGATACAGTCCACCATCATTGCCAAGTGCCTCCCGGACATCGTGAAGCagatcaacgaccgcctcagccgCAGCAGCGCCGAGCTGGACCAGATGCCGCAGGACTTGAACAACGTCGCTGATGCTGTCAGGGTCTTCTTCCACATAGTGAAGCAGGTCTGTAACTCACTTGAAAAGTTGCTGGTGAGGGGCGACTTTGCTGAGTACCCTGATGCGCGTGAGTTTCATGGCACGGCGCGCATTGCCGACATGCTGTCTGGATATGCAAAGGAACTCCCCGCGCAGTGCCCGATAAACAGGAACGAACCGTTTCTGATGGAGGAGGTGCGTATACTGGAGGAGACTAAGGGCATAAATCTACCTAACTTCCTCCCAAGAACAGCGTTTCTTGTCCTGCTGAAGAAGAAGGTGCAGATTATAGATGTGATCCCTCAGGAGCTTGCCAACAAAGTCTGGGACTACGTGGAGGACCTGGTGATGAAGGTTTTGCTGAAGCACTCCGAAAATTTTCCGCAGATGCAGTCGCCCTGCCGCCGTGCCGTGCAGACCCTGATGGACAAGGCGCGGCTGCGCTCGGCACATCACGTGAAGGAGCTGATTGCCATGGAGCTGGTGGCAGATTACACCGCCAACCCAGACTACATGAAGACCTGGACCGAGATAATGGAAGGGTACGAGATGTTCATGGAGGCCGTGGAGGACAAGTCGAAGCCGACAAGAATCACCCTGAAAGGCTTTGGCGAGGTGGACGTGTCGCATCTTAGGGTCTATGCTGACTTTGCAGGGAAGGCGTTCGACCTGAGGGCGCGTCTTACGGCATACTGGAAGAGCATAGTGCTGAGGCAGGTTGATGGCCTTGCATTGCACGTCCTTCTCAGCGTCAAGCTGCTGGTTGAGAAAGACCTTGAGGAGGAGCTCGGCAACGAGCTGCTGAGCAACAAGTTAGCTGGGGTGGAGAAGATGCTCGCGCCGTCGCCGGGCACTGGAACAAAGCGTGAGCGCCTGAAGAAGAGCATCGTCCTCCTTCGTCAATCGAAGGAGGTCGTGGCAAACATAATGGATAGGATTAGCGCGGCTGGTGACATCTAG